In one Sphingobium indicum B90A genomic region, the following are encoded:
- a CDS encoding ImmA/IrrE family metallo-endopeptidase, translated as MKALAKTMMHNRRALADKAMKAAITARLKAGKDLVSPVCIYSIAEAHGVRVTFNDINMEGMYQRGSPPRIHLSSKRPLPRRAYNCAHELGHHLLGHGSSIDELRENQLVRPWNVPEEYSADTFAAYALVPTLGLRNAFAVRGVKPETATPIDIYRIACLFGVGYSTLVTHLLWGEAMISRARADALRKFTPRTLRAHILGSLTPNPLIVADEAWGGHAIDAEVGHLLLLPTGTVAHGDAVVPVADLESGRLFEAMRPGLVRIDRPGTDWAAFGRIARTAYVGRAEFRHLEDDADE; from the coding sequence ATGAAAGCGCTTGCCAAGACGATGATGCACAACCGCCGCGCCTTGGCAGACAAGGCCATGAAGGCAGCGATCACGGCGCGGCTGAAAGCCGGCAAGGATCTGGTCAGCCCGGTCTGCATCTATTCGATTGCAGAAGCGCACGGGGTTCGCGTGACCTTCAACGACATCAACATGGAAGGGATGTACCAGCGCGGCTCGCCGCCGCGCATTCATCTCTCCAGCAAGCGCCCGTTGCCGCGCCGCGCCTATAATTGCGCGCACGAACTGGGCCACCATCTGCTCGGGCATGGATCGTCAATCGACGAGCTGCGCGAGAACCAGCTGGTCCGCCCGTGGAATGTGCCCGAGGAATACAGCGCCGACACCTTCGCCGCCTATGCCCTCGTGCCGACCTTGGGGCTGCGCAATGCCTTCGCCGTTCGCGGCGTGAAACCGGAAACCGCGACGCCGATCGATATCTATCGCATCGCCTGCCTGTTCGGCGTGGGGTACTCGACGCTCGTCACGCACCTGCTGTGGGGCGAGGCGATGATCAGCCGCGCTCGGGCGGACGCGCTGCGCAAATTCACGCCCCGCACGCTACGCGCCCACATCCTCGGTTCGCTCACCCCGAACCCGCTCATCGTCGCCGACGAGGCATGGGGCGGCCATGCGATCGACGCTGAGGTCGGGCATCTCCTGCTGCTTCCGACCGGCACGGTCGCGCACGGCGACGCCGTGGTGCCGGTCGCTGATCTGGAGAGCGGACGCCTGTTCGAGGCGATGCGCCCGGGCTTGGTCCGTATCGATCGCCCGGGAACCGACTGGGCCGCCTTCGGGCGTATTGCACGCACGGCCTATGTCGGGCGTGCCGAATTCCGCCATTTGGAGGATGATGCAGATGAGTAA
- a CDS encoding dCTP deaminase domain-containing protein has protein sequence MMGTTGFWSGETLSTRLPALIAPFDKDRIDCSAYTLSMGREIYVSPSDQSEDPESVTIRKLADGDAFTIPSGQFAFLLTEEIVEVPDDALGFISIKAKIKWRGLINVSGFHVDPGFKGRLIFSVYNAGPVPVHLRQGQPMFLLWLSSLDRPTKLGRKNAAQLSFPAELIPSISGELQSIAGINKKIKDVDKDLTSRIHAVEREQTYYRVIALILMLFVGAMVTNWVREGGLQQLLAASSTGLDQANDASVDPRVNSSGAIPSNAADSVSNSTEAGGGVK, from the coding sequence ATGATGGGGACAACGGGGTTCTGGAGCGGGGAAACGCTATCCACACGTTTGCCAGCGCTCATCGCGCCATTCGACAAAGATCGAATAGATTGTTCAGCATATACCTTGAGCATGGGTCGCGAGATCTATGTTTCTCCAAGCGATCAATCTGAAGATCCAGAAAGCGTTACAATTCGCAAGCTAGCCGATGGTGATGCGTTCACGATTCCGTCGGGCCAATTTGCATTTCTACTGACCGAGGAAATCGTAGAAGTGCCCGATGATGCGCTGGGCTTCATATCGATTAAAGCGAAAATCAAGTGGCGCGGCCTCATCAATGTTTCGGGGTTTCATGTCGATCCTGGCTTTAAGGGGCGTCTGATCTTCTCTGTCTACAATGCGGGGCCAGTGCCGGTCCACCTTCGGCAGGGGCAGCCAATGTTCCTACTTTGGCTGTCGAGCCTCGATCGCCCGACGAAATTGGGCCGAAAAAATGCGGCTCAACTCTCATTCCCGGCAGAATTAATACCTAGCATTTCCGGCGAACTGCAATCAATCGCCGGCATCAACAAGAAAATCAAAGATGTTGATAAAGACCTGACCAGCCGCATCCACGCGGTCGAACGCGAACAAACCTACTATCGGGTCATCGCGTTAATTCTGATGCTATTCGTCGGTGCCATGGTGACAAATTGGGTGCGCGAAGGTGGCTTGCAGCAACTTCTCGCAGCCTCTTCAACCGGGCTGGATCAAGCGAATGATGCAAGCGTCGACCCGCGCGTCAATTCGAGTGGCGCAATCCCTTCAAATGCGGCGGACTCGGTTTCAAACTCAACTGAAGCCGGTGGTGGGGTTAAATAA
- a CDS encoding nucleoside triphosphate pyrophosphohydrolase family protein: MDLKAYQAQALLTDQVPGTSDDEAATALIVPMLGLAGETGQLLSEYKKHLRDGAAHRLFKDRVGEELGDLLWYIANVASKFGLDLDQIAEKNLDKVRARFAPTSAQAPQHDSEFPDLERLPRQMIVRLAEEPETGPRPKVRMTINGEGIGALLGDNAYDPDGYRFHDVFHLAYAAVLGWSPNLRAFLKRKRKSRPLLDEVEDGGRARIIEEGVSALAFDYARVHSFLDGVSEIDYGLLRTIQSMTSHLEVGGATAADWERAILEGFAVWRQVLANNGGEISVDLDARTISYLGAL; the protein is encoded by the coding sequence GTGGATCTAAAAGCCTATCAAGCGCAGGCGCTGCTTACCGACCAGGTGCCGGGAACCAGTGACGACGAAGCCGCGACGGCGTTGATCGTGCCGATGCTGGGCCTGGCCGGCGAGACTGGACAGCTGCTGAGCGAATACAAGAAGCATTTGCGGGACGGCGCGGCGCACCGTCTCTTCAAGGACCGGGTCGGCGAAGAGCTTGGCGACCTCTTATGGTACATCGCCAATGTCGCGAGCAAGTTCGGCCTCGACCTCGATCAGATCGCCGAAAAGAATCTCGACAAGGTGCGCGCGCGTTTTGCGCCCACCAGTGCGCAGGCGCCCCAGCACGATTCCGAATTTCCCGACCTCGAGCGCTTGCCGCGCCAGATGATCGTGCGCCTGGCCGAAGAGCCCGAGACGGGGCCGAGACCGAAAGTGCGAATGACGATCAATGGCGAGGGGATCGGGGCGCTGCTGGGCGACAATGCCTATGATCCCGACGGCTACCGATTTCATGATGTTTTCCACCTGGCCTATGCGGCGGTTCTGGGCTGGTCGCCGAACCTGCGGGCGTTCCTCAAGCGTAAGCGCAAGAGCCGCCCACTGCTCGACGAGGTGGAGGACGGCGGCCGGGCTCGGATCATCGAAGAAGGCGTGTCCGCCTTGGCCTTCGACTATGCGCGCGTGCATAGCTTCCTCGATGGCGTCAGCGAGATCGACTATGGACTGCTGCGCACGATCCAGAGCATGACGTCGCATCTGGAGGTCGGCGGCGCCACCGCAGCCGATTGGGAGCGCGCGATCCTGGAAGGCTTTGCGGTCTGGCGGCAGGTTCTCGCCAACAACGGCGGTGAGATTTCGGTCGATCTCGACGCCCGCACGATCAGCTATCTCGGCGCGCTCTGA
- a CDS encoding CBASS cGAMP synthase — MGFLAKASALFVGLRVTASYHQALQVADLQKSSLLDARRDIRKAIRASAARIQIEDGFWEPAYAARSARSRPSIMPKFFTQGSFAYDLLVDPCHKPPQQLDLDDGMYVRVDYLENGQPALVAKTLFALVEDALRPLCRERGWILDTSKLTCVRVQLSRESHVDIPIYSAPRELAESISFGDAQIQSGQFAKRAGRFYAKLPSDQIMLAHRDGTWQQSDPLELQKWVEACVARYGEDFRRACRYFKGWRDHRWEHCCLSSITIMAAVAEALEQLNGTHRNLDDDRIAYEIAQRLPGIFRGELLNPAFPGQRIVLNDWTDDDRTTVVKASEALAADMHSALKGTANADLVVHALRRAFGERIPYRPDMVEILPTVAATVAAEAPALVPAPKVTNSTSG, encoded by the coding sequence ATGGGGTTTCTGGCCAAAGCGAGCGCGCTTTTCGTCGGCCTTCGGGTTACGGCAAGTTATCATCAGGCGCTGCAAGTCGCCGACTTGCAAAAGTCCAGCCTTCTCGACGCGCGCCGCGACATCCGCAAGGCTATCCGGGCAAGCGCGGCCCGCATTCAGATCGAGGACGGTTTCTGGGAGCCGGCTTATGCCGCTCGGTCGGCCCGGTCGCGACCGTCCATCATGCCGAAGTTCTTCACCCAAGGGTCTTTCGCCTACGATCTGTTGGTGGACCCGTGTCACAAGCCCCCGCAGCAGCTCGATCTCGACGACGGCATGTACGTCCGGGTGGATTATCTCGAAAATGGCCAGCCTGCGCTGGTCGCCAAGACATTATTCGCGCTCGTTGAGGATGCCCTCCGACCGCTTTGCCGCGAACGGGGTTGGATTTTGGATACCAGCAAGCTGACATGCGTCCGGGTCCAGCTCAGCCGCGAAAGCCATGTCGATATCCCGATCTATTCGGCTCCGCGCGAACTCGCGGAGTCGATCTCTTTTGGCGATGCGCAAATCCAGTCGGGCCAGTTCGCCAAGCGTGCGGGACGATTCTACGCCAAGTTGCCGTCCGATCAGATCATGCTCGCGCATCGCGACGGGACGTGGCAGCAGTCCGATCCGCTCGAATTGCAGAAATGGGTGGAGGCATGCGTCGCCCGCTACGGTGAGGACTTTCGCCGCGCCTGTCGCTACTTTAAGGGCTGGCGGGACCATCGCTGGGAACATTGTTGCCTGTCGTCAATCACGATCATGGCCGCCGTTGCGGAGGCTCTGGAGCAGCTCAACGGCACCCACCGCAACCTGGACGATGACCGCATCGCCTATGAAATCGCCCAGCGGCTCCCCGGCATCTTTCGCGGTGAACTCCTCAACCCGGCCTTTCCGGGCCAGCGCATTGTTCTGAATGACTGGACCGATGATGACCGGACTACCGTCGTCAAGGCTTCGGAAGCGCTCGCAGCGGATATGCACAGCGCGCTCAAGGGGACGGCCAACGCCGATCTCGTTGTCCACGCGCTGCGGCGTGCCTTTGGCGAGCGGATTCCCTATCGGCCAGATATGGTCGAAATCCTTCCGACAGTGGCGGCGACCGTCGCTGCCGAGGCGCCTGCCCTCGTGCCTGCCCCTAAGGTGACGAACTCGACGTCGGGCTAG
- the acpS gene encoding holo-ACP synthase, whose protein sequence is MIIAHGIDLVDIAHTARLLADPTDQLLTRCFTLQEQESAGTGADRVARLSGRLAVKEAVMKALGTGFSGGVGFLSIEVITLPSGAPTIALHGEAQARAEALGIVSWLVSTSHEGDMAMASVIALGDQSAPR, encoded by the coding sequence ATGATCATCGCGCACGGCATCGATCTGGTCGACATCGCCCACACCGCGCGGTTGCTCGCTGATCCGACCGATCAGCTCCTGACCAGATGCTTCACGCTACAGGAACAGGAATCTGCCGGGACCGGCGCCGATCGCGTCGCGCGTCTGTCCGGGCGACTTGCCGTCAAGGAGGCCGTCATGAAAGCGCTCGGCACGGGCTTCTCGGGCGGGGTCGGTTTCCTCAGCATCGAGGTCATAACGCTGCCTTCCGGCGCTCCGACAATCGCCTTGCATGGCGAGGCACAGGCACGCGCCGAGGCGCTTGGCATCGTGTCCTGGCTGGTCAGCACCAGCCATGAAGGTGACATGGCCATGGCGAGCGTGATCGCTCTGGGAGATCAGAGCGCGCCGAGATAG
- a CDS encoding helix-turn-helix domain-containing protein codes for MTDAPSDKTATLPTRLRAAREAAGLSQGQVAKLMNMHRPTISEMEAGNRRITADELAKLADLYDTKLSWLLGDAPERAATDDPKLQLAARELSKLKPDDLDRLLKLIAAMKSDDDEKGA; via the coding sequence ATGACCGACGCACCCTCTGACAAGACTGCGACACTTCCGACGCGCCTTCGTGCCGCGCGCGAGGCTGCCGGCCTCTCGCAAGGTCAGGTCGCCAAGCTGATGAACATGCACCGCCCCACAATTTCGGAAATGGAAGCCGGCAATCGCCGGATCACTGCCGACGAACTCGCGAAGCTCGCCGACCTCTACGACACCAAATTGTCGTGGCTGCTGGGCGACGCGCCCGAACGTGCCGCGACCGACGATCCCAAGCTGCAGCTCGCTGCTCGCGAGCTCAGCAAACTCAAGCCCGATGACCTCGACCGCCTCCTGAAGCTCATCGCCGCCATGAAGTCCGACGATGACGAGAAAGGAGCCTAA
- a CDS encoding thymidylate synthase family protein: protein MSKASRPENSEPLMIAAKSVSEAYARTLLHVLEHPGNEIAPLVLTMDGFGDGYEIPENTQVRAALDALLSKKKKRDVEDVAYTIFPQRLWTMAQGDRAKLFEFYKMAFPFYRAQNPKANGKGLYFERLMMYGRGPCDGNQLEWILSQYDSRPGVRRSMWQATTFDPARDHSATAQLGFPCLQHVSFVPTKAGLVANAFYATQQLFDKAYGNYLGLAQLAAFMAHEMGIPLARLNVTIGVAKLERITKTDSAMKPLIEAARACVAPPAPPAPRPSASLQLAAQPA, encoded by the coding sequence ATGAGTAAGGCATCCCGACCGGAGAATTCGGAACCGCTGATGATCGCGGCGAAGAGCGTGTCCGAGGCCTATGCCCGAACCTTGCTCCACGTTCTTGAGCATCCGGGAAATGAGATTGCCCCGCTTGTTCTTACCATGGATGGGTTCGGCGACGGATATGAAATCCCGGAGAATACCCAGGTTCGCGCCGCACTGGATGCCCTTTTAAGCAAGAAAAAGAAGCGGGACGTCGAGGACGTCGCCTACACGATCTTCCCGCAGCGGCTCTGGACCATGGCGCAGGGCGACCGCGCCAAGCTGTTCGAATTTTACAAAATGGCGTTCCCCTTCTATCGCGCCCAGAATCCCAAAGCTAATGGCAAGGGCCTCTATTTCGAGCGGCTGATGATGTACGGCCGCGGCCCTTGCGACGGAAACCAGTTGGAGTGGATTTTGAGTCAGTATGATAGCCGCCCTGGCGTGCGCCGGTCGATGTGGCAGGCAACGACCTTCGACCCCGCCCGCGACCATAGCGCGACCGCCCAGCTTGGTTTTCCCTGCCTTCAGCATGTGAGCTTTGTGCCCACGAAGGCTGGTCTGGTCGCCAATGCCTTCTACGCCACCCAGCAGCTGTTCGATAAGGCTTATGGCAACTATCTCGGGCTCGCCCAGCTCGCCGCTTTCATGGCGCATGAAATGGGCATTCCGCTCGCGCGTCTCAACGTGACGATCGGGGTGGCCAAGCTGGAGCGAATCACCAAAACAGACAGCGCGATGAAGCCGCTGATCGAGGCAGCCCGCGCCTGCGTGGCGCCGCCGGCTCCGCCGGCGCCGCGGCCGTCTGCGTCCCTCCAGCTCGCCGCGCAGCCGGCCTGA
- a CDS encoding nucleotide kinase domain-containing protein — MTKTGTPSGRKRGRPAKIPAATPRTLEFDYSAAAAPAAPTIISSHLAPAKTTDVYDSYWRFAAERQRIFYRRALGSPWPWTDNPVMAVFKFTNAYRASDRVSQYLIRHVIYRGDLPASIDEVVFRILLFKLFNKIETWEKLEGALGSVTFADYRFDRYDAVLTRAMAEGHRIYSAAYIMPPGSSAFGHKAKHQNHLKLLEMMMAQSLPQKLASARTMQRGFELLRAYPTIGDFLAYQFVTDVNYSEVTNFSEMDFVIPGPGARDGLRKCFADTGGLSDAELIRLMADRQEQECARLGLEFPSLWGRPLQLIDCQNLFCEVDKYARVAHPEAAGLTGRTRIKQKFAAQAQPIEFWYPPKWGINDRIAAGAVPNEAFEATRPGAANTQDESI, encoded by the coding sequence GTGACCAAGACTGGTACCCCGAGCGGTCGCAAGCGCGGCCGCCCTGCCAAGATTCCCGCAGCGACGCCGCGGACCCTTGAGTTCGACTATTCCGCCGCGGCGGCGCCGGCGGCGCCGACGATCATTTCGAGCCATCTGGCGCCGGCCAAGACGACGGACGTCTACGACAGCTACTGGCGCTTCGCGGCTGAGCGGCAGCGGATATTTTATCGCCGCGCCCTCGGCAGCCCATGGCCGTGGACCGACAATCCGGTGATGGCCGTCTTCAAATTCACCAACGCCTACCGGGCGTCCGATCGCGTGAGCCAGTATCTGATCCGCCATGTGATCTACCGGGGGGATCTTCCTGCTTCGATCGACGAAGTGGTGTTCCGCATCCTGCTGTTCAAATTGTTCAACAAGATCGAGACTTGGGAGAAGCTCGAAGGCGCGCTAGGATCGGTCACTTTCGCAGATTACCGCTTCGATCGTTACGATGCCGTACTGACCCGGGCGATGGCCGAAGGGCACCGTATCTACTCGGCCGCCTATATCATGCCGCCGGGCAGCTCGGCGTTCGGCCACAAGGCCAAGCACCAGAATCACCTCAAGCTCCTTGAGATGATGATGGCGCAGTCCCTCCCGCAGAAGCTTGCATCGGCGCGCACGATGCAACGCGGCTTCGAGTTGCTACGCGCCTATCCGACGATCGGCGATTTTCTCGCCTATCAGTTTGTCACCGACGTCAATTACAGCGAGGTGACGAACTTTTCCGAAATGGATTTCGTGATCCCGGGACCGGGCGCCCGCGACGGCCTGCGCAAATGTTTCGCCGACACGGGCGGCCTGAGCGATGCTGAACTGATCCGCTTGATGGCCGACCGGCAGGAGCAGGAATGTGCGCGGCTGGGCCTGGAATTTCCCTCGCTCTGGGGGCGGCCACTACAGCTCATCGATTGCCAGAACCTTTTTTGCGAAGTCGATAAATATGCCCGCGTGGCGCATCCTGAAGCGGCAGGTCTCACCGGCCGCACGCGGATCAAACAGAAGTTCGCCGCACAGGCCCAGCCCATCGAATTCTGGTATCCGCCTAAATGGGGTATCAATGATCGTATTGCCGCAGGTGCGGTGCCGAACGAAGCGTTTGAGGCAACTCGGCCGGGCGCTGCAAATACGCAAGATGAAAGCATCTAG